The Labeo rohita strain BAU-BD-2019 chromosome 22, IGBB_LRoh.1.0, whole genome shotgun sequence genomic sequence TTTGGACACCCTTGTATAAAAGTGTCTGAACGTCAAAAGCCAGTAAACCCATTATAACTAGTGATACTGTCTACAATGGATGCAAAGCAATGAGTTACCAATAGCAAACTGATGTCCTGTCTGACTTCTGACATAAAGGACAATTTTTGACTTGTCCAGCATAGACAGCTTCAAGCACAGGGCTGGGCAACTtcgttcctggagggccactgtcttgcagagtttagctccaaccctaatcaaacacacatgaACAAGGTAATCAATGTCTTTAAGATCACTAGAAAGCTACCagcaggtgcgtttgattagggttgaagataaactctgtaggacagtggccctccaggaccgaagtTACCCAGCCCTGTTTAAGCAGTTGAGGCTTGATGCATGACTATAGTCCAGTGGTGTCCAAACtgggtcctggagggccggtgtcctgcaaagtttagctccaaccctaactaaatacacctgaaccagctaataaaGGTCTTACTAAGCATACTAGAAACTCCcaagttggagttaaactctgtaggacacaggccctccaggaccaagttcgGACACCCCATTGTAAACATGGCGTTAGTCGCTATTCTGAGTAAGAACAGCTAACATGTTTACTTCAGACCGTCTCTTGCAAATTGACACCTAGTTCTTGTCAGTGATGTTCTTTTCTTGCCCTAGTTTGAACAAGTACATCAGAGTCTGCGAAGTTGCCTTTGGACCTTTTGCATCCAGTTTTGTGGCATGTTATTTTCAGTATATACATTCATTTCAGCTTTTATCTCTCTTTAGGTATTATTTATTCCTTGACAGACAAATCGACCTCTTCAAACATGAAGATTGACGCCCTAGCTTTCCTTAATGTTCTTTTAAGTAGCCACAGCCCAGAGACCTTCCACCCACACATTAGCGTTATCTTACCACCGGTGATCCAATGCGTCGAAGACACGTTTTATAAAATCACATCCGAGGCCCTCCAAGTCACCCAACAGATTGTCAAACTCATGCGGCCGCTGGACAAGCCTGTCTCTTTTGACGCCAAGCCTTATGTTAAGAACATATTTGCTTGCACCTCAAAGAGGTTAAAGGCGGCTGACATAGACCAAGAGGTGAAAGAGCGGGCCATTTTCTGCATGGGCCATGTTTTGGGTCATTTTGGAGACCAGCTTGGTGGTGACCTGCAGCCCACCTTGCAGATATTTCTGGAGAGGCTTAAAAATGAAATCACCAGACTTGTCGCAGTAAAGACTTTGACTCTTGTTGCATCATCGCCACTTAAAATCGACTTAAGACCCATTTTAGCAGAAGGGATTCCAATGCTTGGATCCTTCTTGCGGAAAAACCAACGGGCCCTTAAGTTGAATACAATAACAGCCCTGAATGTGATGGTCACAAACTACAGCGACAGCTTCAAGCAGCCTTTGATAGAGTCCATACTAAGTGAGGTACCTGCTTTGATTCAGGAGAGTGATATGCATATCTCACAAGTAGCCATAACGCTGATCACCTGTATGGCCAAAGTTTGCCCATCCTCTTTGAGCAAGATCGGGGGGACGATCTTACCTGAAGTGCTTAACCTAGTCCATTCTCCACTGCTACAAGGAGGTGCCCTTAATTCAATACTTGAGTTCTTCCAGGTTCTTGTAGGAACGAAGGCCAACAACATGGGTTACAGTGATCTTCTGAAAGCCTTGAGGGGGCCTTTCTATGATTCAAAATCGACTGACTCCATGTCCGTGCATAAACAGTCCTACTACTCAGTGGCCAAGTGTGTAGCAGCTTTGTCAACTGCCTGTCCCAAAGAGGCTTCTGGAGTGGTCACCAACCTTATCCAGGAGGTTAAGAACCCCAAATCTTCAGAGTCTGTGAGGATTCTCTCATTGCTGTGTCTTGGGGAAATTGGACGTTTTATGAACTTTGAAGGGCAGAAAGAGCTAAAGGGAGTCATAATGGAAGCCTTCAGTTCTCCCAACGAGGAAGTCAAGTCTGCCGCATCTTTTGCTTTGGGAAACATTTGTGTTGGCAACTTGGGGGAGTATCTGCCATTCATGCTTAAGGAGATAGGAAGCCAGCCAAGGAGACAGTACCTGCTCCTGCACTCCCTTAAGGAAATGATCAGTGCTCTGTCAGCTGAAAGTCTCAAGCCTCACGTCGAGAACATCTGGGCTTTGCTGTTCAAGCACTGTGAATGTGCAGAAGAGGGTACTCGAAATATTGTAGCCGAATGTTTGGGAAAACTCACATTGGTCAGTCCATCTGAGCTCCTACCAAGACTAAAGAAACAACTGTCTTCAGGTAATACAAGATCAAAATTTACCTAGACTTTCCTCAGTAGATCAGGGGCGCCCAGACTCGATCCTGATCCTATGATATACATAATTTGCcttcacaaacataaacaaaaaagcaatatttattGTTCTTCCAGGGTCTCCTCTTTCCCGCAGTACGGTCGTGACTGCGGTGAAGTTCACCATTGTAGACCACCCCATGCCCATAGACACACTCCTTAAAGGATGCATTGGTAAACTGCCTGTTTTTACATATAGGTAAATGCATGATAGATACCATCTTATATCCTTTCACTAATGACCTAGATTGTAATTCTGGTATTAGGTGACTTCCTGAAAACACTCCAGGACCCTGACCTCAATGTTCGGCGGGTGGCTTTAGTTATGTTCAATTCAGCTGCGCACAATAAACCCTCCCTGATCCGTGGACTTCTGACATCACTTCTCCCACATTTATACAAGGAAACCCAGATCAGAAAAGACCTTGTCAGAGAGGTACACACTATGAACGTTAAACAGTGTTGCACTAACAGTGTTGCATCTAAAATATTGGAAACACAAAATCTTAAGTAAGTTTTTTAGATCTTAACAAATTACGGCATATTAAATCACGTTTCAGGTTGAGATGGGCCCCTTCAAGCACACAGTAGATGATGGTTTGGATGTCCGCAAGGCAGCGTTCGAATGTATGTACACTCTGCTGGACAGCTGCCTGGACTGTTTGGACATCTTTGAATTTCTGAACCATGTTGAAGAAGGTCTGAAAGATCACTATGACATTAAAGTGAGTACTTTCAGTGATGTGTAGATCAAATGCATTGCTTTATGCTTTacgaaattcaaaaatgaacattttgtcattaattactcaccctcgttgttccaaacctgtaagtcctttgttcatcttcagaacacaaattaagatattttagatgaaatccgagaactttctgaccctgcatagaaagcaacgcaactaccacattcaaggcccagaaaggtagtaagaacatagataaaataacaattttatgaagctccaaaaatactttttgtgcgcaaagacaacaaaaattgACTATATTCAACAGTCTTTTCTCTTTCATGTCAGTCTTCAACGCACACACATAAGAGTACCAcaatatatgtgttttttttaactgcacacaaaacatattctagtagcttcacaaaattaaggttgaactactgataatacatagactattttaactatctttacctttctaggccttgaacatggtagttgtcctgctgtctattcagggtcagaaagctcttagattttatcaaaaatatcttcatttgtgttcgaaaggtgaatgaaggtcttacaggtttggaacaacatgagggtgagtaattaatgatagaatatCACTTTAAATGTTGTTCAATACATTACATAGGAttgaaaaaatgcatattttcatgCTCTTTCCTGTTAAGACACTCATGTTTCTGGTTTTCAGATGCTGACCTTCATTATGCTCGCCAGACTTTCTAAACTCTGTCCAGCCGCTGTTGTACAAAGGTTGGACAGATTAGTGGAACCACTAAAAGCTACTTGCACTACAAAAGTAAGATTTAACACGACAGCAACTTGTAACAAAATATGAGATGTTGTCTTTTAATACTCAGTAAACATTATCTTTTGTGAATACAAAGGTGAAAGCCGGTTCAGTTAAGCAAGAGTTTGAGAAACAGGAAGAGCTGAGACGCTCTGCCATGCGTGCAGTCGCCGCCCTGCTGTCCATCAGCGAGGTGGAAAAGAGTCCTGCTATGGCAGACTTCGCCAATCAGATCAGAAGCAACGCAGAGATGGCCACCATCTTCGAAAGCCTTCAAGGAGACCCCTTAACAGGAGCTGTGGAATCGATGGACACCAGTTAGGACTCACAACTGCTGTTTATGCAATGGTTTGTGGTTGCACAACCTGCAATGGACTAGTTTTgatgtgaaaataaaaacaaacacttttaaaGTTTGGAGCATATTATTACAGAACCTGGACCTTCTAGACCAGGGATGGGCAacttcagtcctggagggccattgaaatgcagagtttagctccaaccctaatcaaacacacctgtctgtagctttctagtgatCTTGAAGatactgattagcttgttcaggtttGCTTGATTAGGGTTTGAGCTATACTCTGCAGAACagcagccctccaggagcaACATTGCctagaccaggggtgctcaaccctgttcctggagagctaccatcctgcagagttcagctccaaccctgatcaaacacacctgaaccaaccaattaggatctcaaggagcacttgataattacagaagGTGTGCTTGATCATGGTTggaactgaactctgcaggaaggtagatctccagaaacagggttgggcacccctggccTAGACCaagggttctcaactctggcctacaagatccattttcctgcagagtttagctccaaccttgatcaaactcacctgcctgtaactttctagggatcctaaagaccttgatGAACTTGTCCAAGTGTGTCactggggttggagctaaactctgaagaaaaaaaatggatctTGCAGGCCAGATTTGAGAACCCCTGGCCTAGACCAAGGGttttcaaccctgttcctggagctCACCCAACAGTGctcattttgcatgtctccatAAACATCCCATTCAGGTCATTAGCTCATTACTGGAGGCTCCAAGAACTGGACTGAATTCAAAAATCGCATACTTCTTAACTGTATAGCAGGTGAAAAACTCTGACAAAAATAGTATGTCCCAATCCACAGTAgtcataaaacaagaaaaaagctGTGCATATGATGGACACTTTGCTATCCCATGATGCCACAGGAGAGAATGACAGCATgacttttttcagctttcagacacAGTCCTAAAAAGATTGTGTGATTGAAAGGAGACATTCAAAATGTGCAATGCTAAGGGGACAAGAACATTTTCTAGTCAATAAGAAATGAGACAAGACAATTGTAGTTCCTCTTTTTTCCACTTTATTGAAAAGACAACAAGATAACCAGATTATTCGTTTTCCTCGCTGCGGAGTCTGGCGTTGGGGTTTGTGACCTTGATGGCCAACTGAGCAGCCCTCTCTACAATGAGCTTCCTGTTCTTGGAAGACACATTGTGGGCGATCTCTGCGCAATGGGACCTATAAAGAAAGAATAACCTTCAGATTATCACATTCTTATTTTAAAGACACTATTAAATAAGCCAAAGCAGCATTCATCAGTGAAACTCAAGTTATTTGTTTACACACGCATATAATGTAGTTCTATTCAAAGAAGGAGACCCAAATACAAGCGTTAGGCACTTGTAGCAGATTATCTTCCACCTGCTGGCTATGAAAAGAGCTAGAGGTGGAATGGGTATTTCCTCCGCCATGCTATTTCTCTCAATTCAACACCCGAGATGAATACAGCCAACTCACCAGGTATGATCAGAGAGATATAGACAGGTtaaacagctttaaataattACCGTACACCATGTATAAAAACAGCGatatataaaaatcttacttgTTGCTCATCATGAGGACTTCAAGTTCCTTGACATTGTGAACCAGGAACTTCCTGAATCCAGAGGGCAGCATGTGTTTGGTCTTCTTGTTACTTCCATAACCGATGTTGGGCATCAACATCTGACCCTTGAAGCGCCTGCGCACTCTGTTGTCAATACCTCTGGGTTTCCTCCAGTTTTTCTACAGACAGATCATTCATATTAGATGATAGATGTAACTGAAGGCTAAAACTATTTGACAAGTATGCTGAACTACTCCAGTTGGTCTCTTAAAATGACAGTGCTTTGGAGAGTGTTGTTGCATTTGAACAGCATACAAACTCCTACTGCTTCAAGAAGATCTGAGAACTTGTTACAAGTGTGCTTTCTAAACTTCTGATCAATGACTTTCCATGATTTGTCCAGGAATTATGGAAAATAACTTGCACTGCACTCAGAGAAATGCAACTTCTAGCTTAAAGTACAAAGTATTGTAGAACTTAATGTTGCAATAAAACCAAACTAATGCCAGATCTTCCTAATCGCacatcaaaatgatcaaaaaagacAGACTTATTAGACTTAATTAAACATTAGGATGTCAAAATTCAATGAAACATATGGACAAATTCAAAACATCTATAGATGTTTTTTTCCTGAACGTGGAAGTAACACCTGACTCTTAACCAGAAGGATGCTTTGCATTTCCGGTCTCCCGTGTTTCTTTTCAAATTAGTGTAAATTTCCGAACtgataatctaatgttaaacccattagaatgtttttaaaaagcacatggcgCCATAGCGCCATCACTTTGCAATGTCACAATGACCATTACTTGTCAGTGCCTCACTCCTCAaagtttaatgtgtgtgtagaTGACACAATGCTTCCAACATTagctacattaaaaataaaggatgCTATTTGAATGGGTTCCTATGGAGACTGGAACAGAAGTTAGAACTCGTAATGGTGgcactcatcatttactcagaaAAAAGGTCTATACCATACACACTATCAACATTCCAGCTTTTGTAGCGATTTTAAAATGGATTTTCTGAATATATTTAAGATGCATTTAAGCAGCTCTGGTGTTGCCGACTTTACATAcgtttttcaacttttttttagtCAAGTACCCATTTGAGACTGATGTGCGTGCTTTTCTTTGCTTGTtgctaaaatgctgaaaactaCACTTGGTTTGCCTGCTAAAAACAACTAAGCTTTTTGTCCACCGAGTTAATCCAAGCACAACCTGACAACATGTTTTAGAGACaattgatttttataaaaaatgtttgtggaACTTCTACcattattaaaaacttaaaaaggcTTATTTGGCTAGCAAAGTCTTCATTTAATACTAGCTTTAACTAGAAAAGAATCTTCTCTATGTAAACTCGCATCATTTCTGCAAATTTTCAAAGCCTAGAAAACCATGGCTTCAGAAAAATGCTTGATATTCCTACCTTGATCTTGACATAGCGGTCGGACTGATGTCTGATGAACTTCTTAGTCCTTTTCTTGACGATTTTAGGCCTCCTGAGTGGTCTGAGTTGAGTCATGTTGCCTACAGAGTGAACAAAGAATTACATGAGTTTACTAAATATAAGtgtacacattaaaaaaaaacaaaacaaacaaacaaaaaaaaaagtaattctaTCTAAACAGTTGCGCATCTTAGACCAAAGCAATCTACTTTGACATGTAGCATGTACATTAGCAATGTTAGCTTACGGTAAATTctcgtgcaaaaaaaaaaaacgattgtCAACAAGAACGAGTAAATTACAGCATAC encodes the following:
- the cand2 gene encoding cullin-associated NEDD8-dissociated protein 2 — encoded protein: MSNVTFYISNLLEKMTSTDKDFRFMAANDLMMELQKDSIKLDEESERKVVAMLLKLLEDKNGEVQNLAVKCLGPLVGKVKECQVETMVDTLCSNMVSNKEQLRDISSMGLKTVIAELPPSSTGLSLTVNVCRKITSQLIGALGMQDDVSIQLEALDILSDMLGRLSTALMSFHQSILTSLLAQLMSPRMAVRKRSIIALGHLVPSCSPALFTQLTEHLMGELSRGPPTANVRTYIQCLATVSRRGGHRIGEHLQKIVPMVVKFCNVEDDELREFCFQAFEAFVSRCPKEMSPHIQAIIKLCLKYITYDPNYNYDAEDDEDDSMDIEDREDEDQESDDEYSDDDDMSWKVRRSSVKCLEAIISSRRDLLVELYGSVSPTLVSRFKEREENVKTDIFSAFVALLRQTRHPHGPTLDTGAKEEPAISLLKKQVPTIVKALHRQLKEKSMRCRQGCFSLLTEMANVLPGQLGEHIPALIPGIIYSLTDKSTSSNMKIDALAFLNVLLSSHSPETFHPHISVILPPVIQCVEDTFYKITSEALQVTQQIVKLMRPLDKPVSFDAKPYVKNIFACTSKRLKAADIDQEVKERAIFCMGHVLGHFGDQLGGDLQPTLQIFLERLKNEITRLVAVKTLTLVASSPLKIDLRPILAEGIPMLGSFLRKNQRALKLNTITALNVMVTNYSDSFKQPLIESILSEVPALIQESDMHISQVAITLITCMAKVCPSSLSKIGGTILPEVLNLVHSPLLQGGALNSILEFFQVLVGTKANNMGYSDLLKALRGPFYDSKSTDSMSVHKQSYYSVAKCVAALSTACPKEASGVVTNLIQEVKNPKSSESVRILSLLCLGEIGRFMNFEGQKELKGVIMEAFSSPNEEVKSAASFALGNICVGNLGEYLPFMLKEIGSQPRRQYLLLHSLKEMISALSAESLKPHVENIWALLFKHCECAEEGTRNIVAECLGKLTLVSPSELLPRLKKQLSSGSPLSRSTVVTAVKFTIVDHPMPIDTLLKGCIGDFLKTLQDPDLNVRRVALVMFNSAAHNKPSLIRGLLTSLLPHLYKETQIRKDLVREVEMGPFKHTVDDGLDVRKAAFECMYTLLDSCLDCLDIFEFLNHVEEGLKDHYDIKMLTFIMLARLSKLCPAAVVQRLDRLVEPLKATCTTKVKAGSVKQEFEKQEELRRSAMRAVAALLSISEVEKSPAMADFANQIRSNAEMATIFESLQGDPLTGAVESMDTS
- the rpl32 gene encoding 60S ribosomal protein L32; translation: MTQLRPLRRPKIVKKRTKKFIRHQSDRYVKIKKNWRKPRGIDNRVRRRFKGQMLMPNIGYGSNKKTKHMLPSGFRKFLVHNVKELEVLMMSNKSHCAEIAHNVSSKNRKLIVERAAQLAIKVTNPNARLRSEENE